The window TGAACCAAACATTACATTGACTTGTGTGTTTTGCCGTACGTTCCTAATGTTAAAGCCATTGttttgggaagaaaaaaatgCCATTTGAATACTTACTTTTTACAATATGCGAAATATACTCATGTTCCTGacgaaaatttttaaatatcaaacTAATTTCACTCGGTTCCGAATTAAAAATCTGTGAACTTGACANAGTAATAGTTGAGAccaagaaaatcatatgaacccTTTACAAGTTTGGCTTCTGTTTCGGTGAACTCTGGAAGCCGTTCACCCACAAGTTTCCTCATGATGTCTGGGTATTTACCCTTTGTTAGCGGCTCCATGAACCTGATATACATGCATacttttcattacttttttatatatacaatattgtaTAAACAATTTGATTCGTGGATATGTATACCATCCATGGAAAAATTCTTTAGACCGATAAGTTGCCTCTTTGCTCTCTGGAGTGTCATCAAACGGAAGAAACCCTCTAGTTATCATCACAGGTCCAATCATCCCTCCTTGGTCCTGTGGTTACGCAAATATATACACAATGATAATCTAATTAGAATCACATGCATGCATGTTACGTACGTTAGACTACACCTTCTACAAATTAAATGGAGACCTAGCTCACCTTATATTTTGTCCTGTAAAGATCCACGGCCGTGGCATGAGCAAGAAGCTGGTGATGTGCAACGATATAGGGTTCGGTTGACGAGTTTCCGCCGTAACATCTTATATCATGCGTAGGAGAACATCGACCAGGTGCATCTGTTCCCAATGCATATCCTCGCGTAGGTACTGTGTAAAGCTGGTTGATTGTTATCCAGTGCTTTACCCTATCACCAAATTTTTCGAAACATAGATCCGCGTAATCTTTGAAATCATCTCTGCACGTA is drawn from Camelina sativa cultivar DH55 chromosome 8, Cs, whole genome shotgun sequence and contains these coding sequences:
- the LOC109125914 gene encoding myrosinase 2-like → MKSNYNTCRDDFKDYADLCFEKFGDRVKHWITINQLYTVPTRGYALGTDAPGRCSPTHDIRCYGGNSSTEPYIVAHHQLLAHATAVDLYRTKYKDQGGMIGPVMITRGFLPFDDTPESKEATYRSKEFFHGWFMEPLTKGKYPDIMRKLVGERLPEFTETEAKLVKGSYDFLGLNYYXVKFTDF